A stretch of Myroides oncorhynchi DNA encodes these proteins:
- a CDS encoding fatty acid--CoA ligase: protein MKIKTIESVSNAHSYQLLIKDLLENSLRVNPQHEIAYKDEVRFDYYELYKRIKKLCNMYCDFGLEGGSVVGVIDYDSHRYLMNYFAVPITGNVLHTVNWRLAPEQMLYTINHAEDELLVVHQDFLPIIESIKDKMTTVKQIIVIRDHNNVVDTPLEINGYFDELVASASSEYTFPDFSEEAVATLFYTTGTTGDPKAVYFTHRQLVLHTMVEMSVLSLMNEAFKINSKDVYLPLTPMFHVHAWGLPYVATSLSLKQVYVGKFEPVSFLETFRKEKPTISHCVPTILNMLLTSPAASDIDFSNWSVLIGGSALSKPLARRAMERGISVVTGYGMSETCPLLTTSYLSLETIKSDLESQLNIRTMTGRAALLVDLKIVDEQGNEVPKDGKSLGELVVRAPYLTMGYYKDKAKSEELWEGGYLHTGDIAWIDANNDVKIVDRSKDVIKTGGEWMSSLALEEMVGSYPGVLDAAVVGIPDEKWGERPFALVVVKEGEIITEQQLKNHMQIYVDKAVINKWAIPDRFVFVKDIPKTSVGKISKKRIRELQKMNQL from the coding sequence ATGAAAATTAAAACAATAGAATCAGTTAGTAATGCTCATTCCTATCAATTATTGATAAAAGATCTCTTAGAGAATTCCCTGAGAGTAAACCCTCAGCATGAGATAGCCTATAAAGATGAAGTTAGATTCGATTATTATGAGTTATATAAACGAATCAAGAAATTGTGTAATATGTACTGTGACTTCGGTCTTGAAGGAGGAAGTGTAGTAGGAGTCATAGATTATGATAGTCATCGTTATCTGATGAATTACTTTGCTGTACCGATTACAGGCAATGTATTGCATACAGTTAATTGGCGTCTTGCGCCAGAGCAAATGTTATATACGATTAATCACGCAGAGGATGAGTTATTAGTTGTCCACCAGGACTTCTTACCTATAATTGAATCGATAAAAGATAAGATGACTACAGTAAAGCAAATCATAGTTATCAGAGATCATAATAATGTAGTAGATACACCACTTGAGATTAATGGATATTTCGATGAGCTTGTGGCATCGGCATCTAGTGAATATACTTTTCCTGATTTTTCTGAAGAAGCAGTAGCGACTTTGTTTTACACAACGGGAACAACGGGTGATCCTAAAGCAGTGTATTTTACACATAGACAGTTAGTGCTTCATACGATGGTAGAGATGAGTGTATTATCTCTAATGAACGAAGCGTTTAAGATAAACTCTAAAGATGTGTACTTGCCACTAACACCGATGTTCCATGTCCATGCCTGGGGCCTTCCTTATGTAGCGACTTCTCTAAGCTTAAAACAGGTATATGTAGGTAAGTTCGAACCTGTAAGTTTCTTAGAAACCTTTAGAAAAGAAAAGCCAACAATCTCTCACTGTGTACCGACTATCTTAAATATGCTTTTGACTAGCCCTGCTGCTAGTGATATTGATTTTTCTAATTGGAGTGTATTGATTGGAGGTTCTGCATTGAGTAAACCTTTAGCTCGCAGAGCGATGGAGAGAGGAATATCTGTAGTAACAGGATATGGCATGTCTGAGACCTGTCCATTATTGACTACTTCTTATCTATCATTAGAGACTATTAAGAGTGACCTGGAATCTCAGTTAAACATAAGAACGATGACAGGTAGAGCTGCTTTATTAGTAGATTTAAAGATTGTAGATGAGCAAGGGAATGAGGTACCTAAAGATGGAAAGTCCTTGGGAGAATTGGTAGTACGTGCTCCATACCTAACAATGGGCTATTATAAAGATAAAGCTAAGAGTGAAGAGTTATGGGAGGGAGGATATTTACACACAGGCGATATCGCATGGATAGATGCTAATAATGATGTAAAAATAGTTGATCGCTCTAAAGATGTGATTAAAACAGGAGGAGAATGGATGTCTTCACTCGCGTTAGAGGAGATGGTAGGTAGTTATCCTGGTGTATTAGATGCTGCAGTTGTGGGGATACCTGATGAGAAATGGGGAGAAAGACCATTTGCTTTAGTAGTAGTTAAAGAAGGAGAGATAATTACAGAACAACAGTTAAAGAACCATATGCAAATCTATGTAGATAAGGCTGTTATTAATAAATGGGCTATTCCAGATAGATTTGTATTTGTCAAGGATATTCCCAAGACCAGTGTTGGAAAAATTAGCAAGAAACGTATTAGAGAATTGCAAAAAATGAATCAATTGTAG
- a CDS encoding BamA/TamA family outer membrane protein: MRLKQSKIYYGLVGCVVFLSLFSCNTTRHLGNDEYLYSGTKLIFEGDSLTKSKKSTMNEELSGLMRPIPNASILGIYTKLFFYNLAGDPEKSNKLRRWMRNKMGEAPVLFNQVDIEKNSAILSNRLENQGYFNVNVTYDTLTPSLKKRGIQYTIKPGEQYKIRDFNFVKDSTDLNKMLSKAMRFTRLKNGLAYDLDNIKEERVRFDNYLKNKGYYFFSADNLLVQVDSTVGKHEVDLFLKVKDNTPKLALAPYTIDKIFIFSDYVLSDGDYRQALDSAKTYKDFTIVDPKEKFKPSIYDNAIHLKTGEIYNRNNHNLSLNRLVSLGVFKFVKNQFEISDSINHKLNAYYFLTPDNPKAIRLELLGKMNSASYNGAELNLNWSNKNFFKGAEVFSVSAYGGADFQMSSANNGYNVYKIGLESSLTWPKIISPFNIESTSAFIPKTRAILGGEYLERSQLYSLQSFKASWGYLWKESAFREHDLKVIDINYVKPGNVTDYYKEYAAGNPSLERVLDKQLTFGPTYTYTYTNTSKKFKKNTIYYRGSLDLSANITGLLMGANADNDKEKSIVGVPFSQYVKTEHDFRHYLKLSKTSQLVSRIHAGIGIAYGNSKQMPYTKQFYVGGSNSIRAFRARTIGPGSFDPSVNNAKFIPDQSGDMLIEMNLEYRKKLFSIVHGALFVDAGNIWNLNDVSDRPGGKFSGNFLNEFAIGAGAGLRFDITFLVLRFDFAFPLRIPYNESGSRWVMEDIKFGDSKWRKDNLMFNFAIGYPF; encoded by the coding sequence ATGAGGCTAAAGCAGAGTAAAATATATTATGGATTGGTTGGATGTGTGGTATTCTTGTCTTTATTCTCATGTAATACAACACGTCACCTTGGAAATGATGAGTACCTATATTCAGGAACAAAGTTAATCTTCGAAGGAGACTCTCTAACAAAGTCTAAGAAGTCTACTATGAATGAAGAACTTAGTGGGCTAATGCGTCCTATACCTAATGCATCTATTCTAGGGATATATACTAAGTTGTTCTTTTATAATTTAGCAGGTGATCCAGAGAAGAGTAATAAATTGAGAAGATGGATGAGAAATAAGATGGGTGAAGCTCCTGTCTTATTCAATCAAGTAGATATCGAAAAAAACAGTGCTATTTTATCTAACCGATTAGAGAATCAAGGTTATTTTAATGTAAATGTAACGTATGACACATTAACTCCTAGTTTGAAAAAAAGGGGAATTCAGTATACAATAAAGCCTGGTGAACAGTATAAAATACGCGATTTTAATTTCGTTAAAGATTCAACAGATCTTAATAAAATGTTGAGTAAAGCTATGCGTTTTACGAGGTTAAAGAATGGTTTAGCTTATGATTTAGATAATATAAAAGAAGAACGTGTACGTTTTGATAATTATTTGAAAAATAAAGGATATTATTTTTTTAGTGCAGATAATTTGTTAGTTCAAGTTGATAGTACCGTGGGAAAACATGAAGTTGATTTGTTTTTAAAGGTAAAAGACAATACACCTAAATTAGCATTAGCCCCTTACACAATAGATAAGATATTTATATTTTCGGATTATGTTTTATCAGATGGGGATTATAGACAAGCTTTAGATTCAGCTAAAACTTATAAGGACTTTACTATAGTAGATCCAAAAGAAAAGTTTAAGCCGTCAATCTATGATAATGCTATTCATTTAAAAACAGGAGAGATTTATAATAGAAATAATCATAATTTGTCTTTGAATAGATTAGTGAGTTTAGGAGTTTTTAAGTTTGTTAAGAATCAATTCGAAATATCAGATAGTATAAATCATAAATTAAATGCGTATTATTTTTTGACACCTGATAATCCAAAGGCAATACGCTTAGAGTTATTAGGTAAAATGAATTCAGCTAGTTATAATGGTGCTGAACTCAACTTGAATTGGAGTAACAAAAACTTTTTTAAAGGAGCTGAGGTTTTTTCTGTATCTGCTTATGGAGGAGCTGATTTTCAAATGTCATCAGCGAACAATGGATATAATGTTTACAAGATTGGATTAGAGTCTAGTTTAACTTGGCCCAAGATAATATCTCCATTTAATATTGAATCAACAAGCGCTTTTATTCCTAAGACGAGAGCTATTTTAGGAGGAGAGTATTTAGAGAGAAGTCAGTTATATTCTTTGCAATCTTTTAAAGCTTCATGGGGATATTTATGGAAAGAGAGTGCTTTTAGAGAACACGATTTAAAGGTAATAGATATTAATTATGTAAAACCAGGAAATGTTACTGATTATTATAAGGAGTATGCAGCAGGTAATCCTTCTTTAGAACGTGTTTTAGATAAACAATTGACTTTTGGTCCGACTTATACCTATACCTATACAAATACATCAAAAAAATTTAAAAAGAATACGATTTATTATCGTGGTTCATTAGATTTATCAGCTAATATCACAGGATTATTAATGGGAGCTAATGCAGATAACGATAAAGAAAAGAGTATTGTAGGTGTGCCATTTAGTCAATATGTAAAGACAGAGCATGATTTTAGACATTATCTAAAGTTAAGCAAGACATCTCAATTAGTTAGTAGAATCCATGCAGGTATAGGGATAGCTTATGGAAACTCTAAGCAGATGCCTTATACTAAGCAATTTTATGTAGGAGGATCTAATAGTATTAGAGCTTTCAGAGCGCGAACTATTGGTCCAGGATCCTTTGATCCAAGTGTTAATAATGCTAAGTTTATTCCAGATCAATCAGGAGACATGCTTATAGAAATGAATTTAGAATACCGCAAGAAATTGTTTAGTATTGTGCATGGAGCTTTATTTGTTGATGCAGGGAATATTTGGAACTTGAATGATGTATCAGATAGACCAGGTGGGAAGTTTAGTGGTAACTTTTTAAATGAATTTGCTATTGGTGCAGGAGCAGGGCTTAGATTTGATATAACATTTTTAGTATTGCGATTTGACTTTGCTTTTCCATTGAGAATACCATATAATGAGTCAGGAAGTCGTTGGGTAATGGAAGATATTAAGTTTGGTGATAGTAAGTGGAGAAAAGATAACTTAATGTTTAATTTCGCAATTGGGTATCCATTCTAA
- a CDS encoding sigma-54-dependent transcriptional regulator, translating into MSHKILVIDDDVPFCEMLKTFLTKKGYIVSNAFSSTEAEQCINEGCYDIVLTDVRLPDSNGLELLKYIKSKCRTAQVILMTGYTEIKTAVNAMKLGAFDYVAKPINPDEILLTIKQALERKVFLESGESVKPKTKTIVAFTSNDIEQEEVLDYVRGESNVSTQLHEYIDLVAPTNMSVLIIGDSGTGKENIAHSIHLKSKRKDKPYIAVDCGAIPKDLASSEFFGHIKGSFTGAVNDKVGHFEAANGGTIFLDEVGNLSYEVQVQLLRALQERKVKPVGSSNEIDVDIRVIAATNEDLPKAVRDGEFREDLYHRLNEFGIVAPRLADRGADILMFATHFLNESNIELEKTVKKFSSEVECIFLTYDWPGNLREMKNIIKRSVLLTRGDIIEKDVLPQEILVPKSESTLMTNSSESVEDDLKLFSSRNEEQVIRTALEKVKFNKTKAAQVLGIDRKTLYNKMKLYNIEL; encoded by the coding sequence ATGAGTCACAAGATTCTGGTAATAGATGATGATGTTCCTTTTTGCGAAATGCTAAAAACTTTTTTAACTAAAAAAGGTTATATAGTTTCTAATGCATTTAGTAGTACAGAAGCGGAACAATGCATCAATGAAGGGTGCTACGATATTGTTCTTACAGATGTTAGATTGCCTGATAGTAATGGTTTAGAGTTGCTAAAATATATAAAATCAAAATGTAGAACAGCCCAAGTTATTTTAATGACTGGGTATACCGAAATTAAAACAGCAGTGAATGCGATGAAGCTTGGTGCATTTGATTATGTCGCTAAGCCTATTAATCCGGATGAAATACTTTTGACTATTAAACAAGCGCTTGAGAGAAAGGTTTTTTTGGAAAGTGGAGAAAGTGTCAAACCCAAAACCAAGACAATAGTTGCTTTTACTAGTAATGATATTGAACAGGAAGAGGTGTTAGATTATGTACGTGGAGAAAGTAATGTTTCGACGCAATTACATGAATATATAGATCTAGTAGCTCCTACTAATATGTCTGTTTTGATTATTGGGGATAGTGGTACAGGAAAAGAAAATATAGCGCATTCTATTCATTTAAAAAGTAAAAGAAAAGATAAACCTTATATTGCAGTTGATTGTGGTGCTATACCAAAAGATTTAGCTTCAAGTGAGTTCTTTGGACATATTAAAGGATCTTTTACAGGGGCAGTTAATGATAAAGTAGGTCACTTTGAGGCTGCTAATGGAGGAACAATATTCCTAGATGAAGTAGGTAACTTATCTTACGAAGTTCAGGTACAATTGCTTCGTGCATTACAAGAACGCAAAGTGAAACCTGTAGGTAGTAGTAATGAAATAGATGTAGATATTAGAGTTATCGCTGCTACGAATGAAGATTTACCTAAAGCAGTTAGAGATGGTGAGTTTAGAGAGGATTTATACCACAGGTTAAATGAGTTTGGTATTGTAGCTCCTAGATTAGCTGATCGTGGTGCAGATATCTTAATGTTTGCTACACACTTCCTGAATGAATCAAATATAGAACTAGAGAAGACAGTAAAGAAGTTCTCATCAGAAGTAGAATGTATATTCTTAACTTATGATTGGCCAGGTAACTTACGAGAGATGAAGAATATTATTAAACGTTCTGTTCTTTTGACTCGTGGAGATATAATCGAAAAAGATGTATTACCACAAGAAATATTAGTACCTAAATCAGAGAGTACATTGATGACTAATTCTAGTGAATCTGTTGAAGATGATTTAAAGTTATTCTCTTCTCGTAACGAAGAACAAGTAATTCGTACAGCTCTAGAGAAAGTTAAGTTTAATAAGACGAAAGCTGCTCAAGTATTAGGAATAGATAGAAAGACATTGTATAACAAGATGAAGTTGTATAATATAGAATTATAA
- a CDS encoding prolyl oligopeptidase family serine peptidase — MRLTQTTKQSKRSNPSYFWKQLGLGLFVLGTLTSHAQKKPLDHTVYDGWQNIGEKSFSNNGEWVLYQVNPQEGDKILYISTAKNTKKITIPRGEKPVFTGTSNFSVFSIRPTYTDLKAVKNKKKKEDEIAKDSLGIYNLKTGALTKKSDIKSFKIPEKKGDYLAYLLEPVKDTTKAKDKKDAKKPAAKKPGKDAPLELVFENLVTGEKLSYKNVTDYYFDANGQYLVFVTKDPAEKKKDDKKEDKKDEDKKEENKEVATSTEAIAKEEVAKGPFGVFVVDLKTKAVKTLLEGNGKYTQFSFDETGKQLVFIGTNDEEKVLVKKYELYYTNLTTGATVLASNTIKGMPKGWIVSENNKPKFSKNGGRLYLGIAPQPIAKDTTLIADDHAVVDVWHYSEDYIQPQQLVNLDKDLKKSFLATINLKDRSKLVTLANDKVNGTQLVDEGNANIVFNSSDFGRRVERQWDISGVASYYIVDVNTGKEVEVVADLPGSARISPKGTAVVYYNSEEKNWYAYDVKTKITKQLNKGLTVSFADETFDMPDNASAYGIQAWTDNDESVLIRDRFDIWEFYLKSNKAPRMITNGYGRQNNIAFDILKLDEEKRSFSRTEQLILAVFNEKNKEAGFFTTEINNTNALKQVSMEAYNGYSSLFKAKDANVYGYVKGSFVEPTNLFVTDNLATATQLSDINKQQKDYIWGTNELVEWTTPKGYTSTGVLFKPEDFDPTKKYPMIVYFYEKVSDNLNRYESPAPTPSRLNIPFFVSNGYLVFTPDISYVDGQPGKSAEEYINSGVEHLKKNSWVNGDKIAIQGQSWGGYQVAHLITVTDMYAAAWSGAPVANMTSAYGGIRWQSGMSRQFQYEKTQSRIGKTLWEGYDLYVENSPLFKMPNVKTPVVIMHNDNDGAVPWYQGIEMFMALRRLGKPAWMLNYNGDEHNLMKRQNRKDIQIRQQQFFDYYLKDGKAPVWMVKGVPATMKGKDWGFDLTDEKVK, encoded by the coding sequence ATGAGATTAACACAAACAACAAAACAATCAAAAAGATCTAATCCTAGTTATTTCTGGAAACAGTTAGGATTGGGTCTTTTTGTGCTGGGTACCCTTACATCCCATGCACAAAAAAAGCCACTAGATCATACTGTTTATGATGGATGGCAAAATATAGGTGAAAAGTCGTTCTCTAATAATGGCGAATGGGTGCTATATCAAGTTAATCCACAGGAAGGCGATAAAATACTTTATATTTCAACAGCCAAAAATACAAAGAAAATCACTATTCCCAGAGGAGAGAAGCCTGTATTCACTGGGACATCTAATTTCTCTGTATTCTCTATTCGCCCTACATATACTGATTTAAAAGCAGTAAAGAATAAGAAAAAGAAAGAAGACGAGATAGCAAAAGACTCTTTAGGTATTTATAATTTAAAAACTGGAGCTTTAACGAAGAAGTCTGATATCAAGTCATTTAAAATACCTGAGAAGAAAGGTGATTACTTAGCTTATTTATTAGAGCCAGTTAAGGATACTACTAAAGCTAAAGATAAGAAAGATGCTAAAAAACCTGCAGCTAAAAAACCTGGAAAAGATGCTCCACTAGAGTTAGTCTTTGAAAACCTAGTGACAGGTGAGAAACTATCATATAAAAATGTTACTGATTATTACTTTGATGCTAATGGTCAATACTTAGTTTTTGTAACGAAAGATCCTGCAGAGAAGAAAAAGGACGATAAGAAAGAAGATAAAAAGGACGAGGACAAGAAGGAAGAAAATAAAGAAGTAGCTACTAGTACAGAAGCAATAGCTAAAGAGGAAGTAGCTAAAGGACCTTTCGGAGTTTTTGTTGTTGATTTAAAGACTAAAGCAGTTAAGACACTTCTTGAGGGTAATGGTAAATACACACAGTTCTCTTTTGATGAGACTGGAAAACAATTGGTATTCATTGGTACAAATGATGAAGAGAAAGTATTAGTAAAGAAGTACGAATTATATTATACTAACCTTACGACTGGTGCTACTGTACTAGCTTCTAATACCATTAAAGGTATGCCAAAAGGTTGGATAGTATCAGAGAATAACAAGCCTAAGTTTAGTAAGAATGGTGGACGTTTATATCTTGGTATAGCACCACAGCCTATCGCTAAGGACACTACATTAATTGCTGATGATCATGCAGTAGTTGATGTATGGCATTATAGCGAAGACTATATCCAACCACAGCAATTAGTGAACTTAGATAAAGATCTTAAAAAGAGTTTCTTGGCGACTATCAACCTTAAGGACAGAAGCAAATTGGTTACTTTAGCAAATGATAAAGTTAACGGTACGCAGTTAGTTGATGAAGGAAATGCAAACATTGTATTTAATTCATCAGACTTTGGTCGTAGAGTAGAGAGACAGTGGGATATCTCTGGAGTAGCATCTTATTATATTGTAGATGTTAATACAGGGAAGGAAGTTGAAGTAGTTGCAGACTTGCCTGGTTCAGCGCGTATATCTCCTAAAGGTACAGCAGTTGTGTATTATAATAGTGAGGAGAAGAATTGGTATGCTTATGATGTGAAGACTAAAATCACTAAGCAATTAAATAAAGGATTAACAGTGTCATTTGCTGATGAGACTTTCGATATGCCTGATAATGCTTCAGCTTACGGTATTCAAGCTTGGACAGACAATGATGAGTCTGTATTGATCAGAGACCGTTTTGATATCTGGGAGTTTTATTTAAAAAGTAATAAAGCACCGAGAATGATTACCAATGGATATGGTCGTCAAAATAATATCGCATTCGACATCTTAAAATTAGATGAAGAGAAGCGTTCTTTTAGTAGAACAGAACAGTTGATCTTAGCTGTGTTTAATGAGAAAAATAAAGAAGCAGGATTCTTTACTACAGAGATTAATAATACTAATGCATTGAAGCAAGTTTCAATGGAGGCTTATAATGGATATAGTTCATTGTTTAAAGCAAAAGATGCTAATGTATATGGGTATGTAAAAGGATCTTTTGTAGAACCGACTAACTTATTTGTCACAGATAATCTAGCAACTGCTACTCAATTAAGTGATATCAATAAACAACAAAAGGACTATATCTGGGGAACTAACGAATTAGTAGAATGGACTACACCTAAAGGATATACTTCTACAGGAGTATTATTTAAACCAGAAGACTTTGACCCTACTAAAAAATACCCGATGATCGTGTATTTCTATGAGAAGGTATCTGATAATTTAAATAGATATGAGTCACCAGCACCTACGCCATCTCGTTTGAATATTCCATTCTTTGTAAGTAATGGTTATTTAGTATTCACACCAGATATTAGTTATGTAGATGGACAACCAGGTAAATCTGCAGAAGAGTATATTAACTCTGGAGTAGAGCATCTAAAGAAGAATAGTTGGGTGAATGGGGATAAGATAGCAATCCAAGGTCAAAGTTGGGGAGGTTATCAAGTAGCACATTTGATCACGGTGACTGATATGTATGCAGCAGCTTGGTCTGGTGCTCCAGTAGCGAATATGACGTCTGCTTATGGAGGTATCCGTTGGCAAAGTGGTATGAGCCGTCAGTTCCAATATGAGAAGACTCAAAGTAGAATAGGTAAAACACTATGGGAAGGGTATGACTTATATGTTGAGAACTCACCATTATTTAAAATGCCTAATGTAAAAACACCTGTAGTTATTATGCATAATGATAATGACGGAGCAGTGCCATGGTACCAAGGTATTGAAATGTTTATGGCTTTAAGACGTCTAGGTAAACCAGCGTGGATGCTTAACTATAATGGAGATGA